AATTAAGTTTGCAAACAGAATTGCccgtatctttttcttttcttatccctTGTTACAGTTCAtttaggccttgtttggattaAGGGGGAGCAAGGGGAAGTAAAGTAGAGCTGGCTAAAgattaagttaattttttgccaactctactctactttcTTCTACtcccctccctccctccctctcaATCCATATGGAACATTAGTACTCCCGCGACAAAACCTCAAACCCTAGCTCCTccaacttctctctctctcataatgaTTTTCCATAGGTAATTTAATACACATATGTTATTAAGTAATGTAATTAAATGGAAATGATCTTATGTTCAAAATCCACAGACCAAGACTGGTATACGTGTATGGTTTTTCACCAGCAGTGATTCTGATCATAGACTCTTGGTGGAGGAATTCATGAGAAATAGTACTTTGTATGATATTCTTCATTCCACTATTCGATCATTGACACTTTGCATTCATGAAACCCAATTGTAATGCTCTTGACGAGTACAACTAATTCTAGGACCTAGGAGAAATAACCCAATATGCAAGAATAGATCACAAAAGGATTCATATTGATGGGATAAAATCCTCTTATCCTGTTTAGTTTGATCCAATACATTAAACTGTAGACATGGTTTCTATCTATCTTATAATAGTTATAATGGAAGTTAATGATTGTGCTTCCTATagaattgtttttaataaatgagtGGAATGGTAGCGATTGCATGAAAATTGACTATATTGGTTTAGCATTAGTTAGGACAATTTCCAGACTTTCTGAATATTCAAATTGACCTAAAGTAATATCACAGGACACATTCTTTAGCTTCTACTgttgaagaacaaaaaaaaagaaaggtattAAGTCTACTAATGTGTTAAAAGAtactttattaataattaaataattaaaaaaaacctaatgtGTTAAAAGATAGAGACTGTAATGCTCAATTGGGTGATTTTGGACCGGACTTGGGTGTCAGGTTGATGATTATAGTCTACGGTCCACACCACCTGCTGGGACTATGGGGTATTTAGACCCTGGCTAGGTGACCCCAGATCATTTGAGCACAAAGACTGATGTGTTTATTTGGGATTTTATTGTTGAAGCAGGGTATGatgcttttaagttttaagatAGGATGTATCTTTGTGCAGACATGCAATCATCTCAGTTGGATTAATGGAGACATTATTGATTTCAGAAATGGTAATAAGGTTGTAGACTCTGTTGGGGAGTTTAAGTTGAAAAAGAAGTACCCAAATATTTTGTTTGAGAATATTGCTCAAATCTGGGGATTCCCATCCAAACTCTAGGCAAGGGAGAGAAGAGAATGCTAGTCTTTGGCCCGAACTCTGTAACTTCTGTCTACCACTTGGATGAAACTGCAGTGATAGTTGAGTTCAACAAGGCAAGATTTGTCTCTGACTTTATggtttttaaagaaactttAGAGAAAAGTGATGGTCCAATCTCAGTTTTGCACTATTTTGCAAAACTTTTGGAAGGTGGAATCACTTATTATACTGGTATTTGTGATACTTATAAAGTGGTTTGCAGCTCAAACATTTCGAAAGTATTATTTGCCGATCAGGTAATGACAGTTTGGTATTAAATGGAAGAGGGAAGTGGTGGTATAAAATAGATGAGGAAGTAGGTCCTAAGTTATTCAATACAATCAATTTACTTAAAAATTGCATTTTGAGCATTGTTTGTAAAAATTGCTTTTATAAGCCTTATATTTACAAATTGCTTATCGATTATCGATCGGCAGATGACCCAGGCAGAATTTAAAAACTTTCCTTCTTGGTTCTTTGCTTCCTCCTCATACAAGTCAGACCAAAAGAACTCCGAATTTTAGTCCAAATACATTACTTCCCTTAGTCCCACATTTTGCGTAAATCAAAAttatgtccttttttttttttttttttgaaccaaaTTATGTCCTTTTGGAGGCCACTAATAGCACAATTTTGATGAAGACTAACGAGAGAGCTACACtgaataaaagtaaagttaaggagagtaatttgtaatttagccattatttaattatattaattgcTTCATCCATGTCAATAGATGAAAATTTTCTGGCTTTGATCATACATCTTACATCATTCAGAAAAAAGAAGTTGTACCTACAATTCCCCCCAACATACAAAGGTAATTAAAGTTGATATAATAGGATAGATCTCTTTGCCTTTATAAATACAAGGAAGATGGAGAGAGCTTGTTTATGTTACAAACATGCAATCTCTGTAAGCTCTAAATACCTTAATAATTTTATCAACAATTCAATAACTAatatataacataaaataaaattacttccTTTAACCATcacacattttttatattaaaaagagaaaaagaaaaagagagagattaacTATTGTACACTGAGAGCTATTTGGCAACTCAATTCAACATCTTCTTCACCCATAACTGAAATAAAAGTACTTGCTACCAAACCAAGTTCTATTCCACAACACGACTTAAATAAAACATACTACAATGTCACCTCCGAAGCATATATTCTCTTATCGGCCTCTAGGATTCACAATTTCAGAGAACACTGCCCCAGAGGACATTAATCTATCTGACTCTTTAAAAGCAAAACCTCCAAATTCTCTACTTATTACGTTCACGCTACTATCACTAGTTGTACTTGACACTTGCCCAATGCTGCTACTAAACATTTCATCACTATCAATCATGGTGGACTTGGGCATGAAAGCTTTCTGATCATCCTCCATCTCAATATCAACCAAATCAAGCCTGCTATCTTTTTCTGCACATTCTTGCAACTGTAATGCGAACTCAAGACCCCATACCACATCATTCATCGATGGTCGTTCAGTTCCATTGTCAAGCAAACAACTCACAGCAATCTCACCAAATTTCTTCAAACATTCTGGTGCAATCTTACCCTTCAAAAATTGATCAACAATATGATCAAGCTTTCCATTGCGACAACATTGTCGAGCCCACTCAGCTAAGCTCACTTGCTTCTTGTCCACCGTGCGTACAATTGGTGGCCTTGCACACAACACTTCAAACAACACCACACCAAATGAGTACACATCGGACTTCTCAGTTAGCTGTTGGCGTCGATAGTATTCTGGATCCAAATACCCAAAACTACCCTTCACCACTGTGCTTACATGGGCCTTAGATATACCAGTGGGACCAAATTTAGACAACCCAAAATCAGACACATTGGCCATCCAGTTCTCATCTAACAAGATATTTGTTGTCTTCACATCACGATGAATGATAGTTTGCTTCGCACCTGTATGAAGGTAGTTCAACCCACGCGCTGCACCAATACAAATCTGGAGCCGTTGTTTCCACGAAAGAGGTGGATTATTGGTGTTGTAAAGATGATCACGAAGGGTCCCATGAGCCATGTAATCATACACAAGAATCATTTCCTTTCCCTCGTTACAAAATCCAATCAGAGAAACGAGATGAAGATGACGAAGCTGTGAAAGCATCCTGATCTCAGTCTCAAACTCGTGGGCCCCTTGTTGTGAACCGGGTTTTAATCGTTTGATAGCAACCGCAGTGGTCCCATTATCAATGTAGCCTTTGTACACGTCCCCGAACCCACCAACACCAATAATGTAAGCATTATCGAAGTCTTTAGTGGCTGCTTTAATCTCCGCCAGTGTAAAGTAACGGCACATATCAGATGGTAGACTTGACGCGCGTGTTTTTGTTGACTTGGTCGTGGTAGTGAAAGAAAATGGACCCCACCGAGTAGTCCCATCGCTAGAGCTAGAGTCCTTCGCTCTCTTGGCCCGCCGGAGTATCAAGAAGCCAAGTATTGACAGTACAATAAAACCGGCAACTCCGCCACTAACGACGGCGATTATGGTTACTGTGTTATTCTTCTTCGACTTTGTTGATTGTCTCTGCGGAACAGTCGTTGGAGGGGTCAGCGGAAGTGGGTCGGGGTTGGGTCCGGCGAGGTTGCCATTGCTGTCGCTTACTTTGAAGACCTCGAGACCGTTCAAGATTGCATCACTGAAATAAGTTGCGTCGTCATCAGGGTTTGCTTTTAGGGCGATAGAAAGGTTCATTTTCTTCTGGTTTTCTTTGCCAAACATTGACACAGCGTAGTCTTTGTATACGGGAACACCATTACTACCTGCCCAATTCATCACGTTGGCTTTTGTCTCAGCAGTTTGATTTGctatgaaaataagaaacactcGGTCGTGCATAGCAATAATCTCTGGTTGAAACTCGCAGAAATGTAACCTAACAAGATAAACAAATCCAGAATCTACGGAAAATTCCCAAGTGAGATTGTAGCTCTTATTGATAGTTTTGTTCATTCCCATGGTCCGGGCAGACCGATAGACATCTTGCGGTGCAGTGTAAGCTGGTATTTTGGTAAACTGCAGTTCAATAGTTGTGTTAATAGGTAGAGGTGAAATTCTATCTTCTGTCAAGTACATGTTGTCCGGACTCCAGCTCCGGAACATTCCTGTATCTTCACTGGGTGTGATGGACTGCCCTCCAACATTTATTCTGTATTCCATCTCGAGAGCAGTTCTGTTACCGATGAGGTACTGGTTCTGCTGGCCGATGAAAGGGAACCCTTCATCGTTAGACGGAGTGTAATAGAGATAAGGAGGCATGGACAAGATTTCAATTCCGTTGACAAAAGCAAACGAATTGGAATCGCTTGGAGTGAAGGTTAAATTCAGCCTCTCATCTTCCTCGATGTTGACACAGAATTCTCTCAATATGGTATCACCAGGATCGCCATCGGCGTCAGCGGTAACTGAAGCGATAAAGTTGCTAAGAAGAGTAAAATGTCCAGTTTTGACAGAGAAGATGGCTTTAGAGCGGTCGAAATTGCCGTACGAAGCTGGATAGAAATATAGTCGAACAAATTTTTGGCCGGGAGTGGCTGGGAATATGTAGGTGAATGCGGAGTCAGACAAGCGGGCTGTGGTATAGGGTACTTGGGAAGCAGATGAGGATTGCTTAAGTGAGTCTTTGGCTAGAGAGGCCTGGTTTTGTGCTAGGTCTTGAGGGAAGAATTTTGAATTGACATCTCCAGTCCAGGTCCGACCATCTAATGCAGTCGAATTGTCAGAGGAGCCACAGTTAAGGATAATATTATCGACTGGTATATAAGGAGATGGAGAGTCACCACCGTCTACGGTGTTGGCCAAGTGGTGCAGTAAGAAGACGAAGTAAAGAGATTTCAAACATGGTCGGAGTGTGGTCGAAAGATATGTGTTGTCCATTGTAGCACAACTGAGAACGAAAGATCGTATTGCTGTGCTTATATGGTTAAGTGTGTAGAAGGacaattgttttttcttattttatttcatttatttactCGTTGAAGGAGTCAGACCCTAGGAAATTTTGACTAGCACAACTGAGAACGAAAGATCGTATTGCCGTGCTTATATGGTCAAGTCTGTAGAAGGACAACtgttttatcttattttatttcatttctttacTCGTTGAAGGAGTCAGACCCTAGGAAATTTTGACTGGTAGGAAATTCTTTAACTtgcttaaaagttaaaacatttCGGGACTAGTGTGAATacttcacttttttctttttcttttttttccaatacTCATTGCAACGACAAATTGTGGCACGAAGGTGTGGTCTAGATTTTAGAGTTTAGACCCAGTGGCACAAAAGTTTTCTAAACAGATTTTTCTGAGAAGTGGCCGGGGAAGACTTGAGGAAGACTCCAAAATGAATTTTTCACGTGATTAATGATATGATAATACGCACGATATATATGTAACTCTTTGAGGAGTTTCTTGTCGCCCTCAACATGTTAAAACATTCGCATCAGAGGTGTTAACATAcctaaaatactattttagcaTTCAAAATCCTTAAAAGTCCACTACATCAATGTTGctaaaagtcaaattttttaacacTTAGCTATACTAAGAGCACTCTcatcaggtgtgccaaatgccaaatatttggcatttggcacactaaacaccaaaaaacatCTCTCATGAGGTGttctaaatcttaaaaaatttggAACACATGAACAGTACGCTCTTATATTTGAGAGCGTACGGACATATGTGTTATAAttttaatgaatattttattttttctctctcattcctCAGTCAGTTTCTTCCTAATTTTTTCTCAAACACCGATCGGTTCTCTCATTCTCATCCCCTCATATTTTCTTCCTCACCATCAGTTCCCTTCCATGCCGTCGTCGACATCGACGCCGACGCCGACGCCAACTCCAACGCATCAATTCCACGCCGATCTCTCTCTagctgtggtttttttttttttttttttttttggctgtggtTTGATGGTTGGGTTGGGCGATGGGTGGGTTCGAATGGACAGATCGACGGTGGGTGGGTTCGGATGGGCAGATCGGCGTCCACCACGCAGCACCGCCCATCTCACACTCTCAGATCAGATCgcgtggggttttttttttttttttttggctgtggtTTGATGGTTGGGTTGGGTGATGGGTGGGTTCGAATGGACAGATCGGCGGTGGGTGGGTTCGGATGGGCAGATCGGCGTCCACCACGCAACACCACCCATCTCAGATCGcctgggaatttttttttttttttttttttggtggatgtgggttgAGTTTCGTGGGTTTTAATGGGTTGATATTGGTGGGTTATGGTGGTGGGTGGTGGCCGGTTACTATGGGCAGTGGTGGTGTGGGGCTGTGCATTATATTACcgtttgaagttttttttaatgatattttaatgtgttgtatatattattttaatgtatgaGATGGAAGaatagaacatctgataaattagatgttgtaaaatgatgtggtaaaatagtaaagtaggtttttgatatgctaaaatgacattttttatagaacagctgatgggaatgctctaaactgttatttttagcaatttacAGTAGCTGGATggtatacataaaatattatttaaatgaaagatAAAGAGAGAAACTTTAGtggtaaaagaaataataaataatagaatgatggaaaaatatttaaataaaatagtaaaaaaaatagagtatttAATGTTTTATGTATTGTAATGTGGAATGTTAAAATATATTAGATGACTTTTTGAGTTACTGATTTCTTAGAATATACTTGATCATGAATGCTCTTAAACCGCTAATGTTAACACGTGGGCCAAGTTCTATATATTCCACAACAACGTAATTTTAATGCCTTAAATCGACATTGGCTTTGTCCACGTCgtctacaaaatttttaataattaataatccACATTACTACATCAgtgttcattttttattatttttcttttaatttccttttctaTCCATGCCAAGTGATGATGTCGTTCAGTTGGATTTgcagtttcttttttattttttaattcattttttcttgTGAGTCATTTTGCTGAATATTGCTAAATTCGGAGTTTATTTGTGTTATAGGTACTGTTCCAACTTATTTAGGGAAATAAGGAGAGAaagtgaatttcggcaacgatgttgccgaaattcaacaaaagtttGAGAGCGAAATAGAAAaagtgggagagagaaaattttgaatttcggtAATGTGATTATCGAAATTCCTGCTACCTGAACTAACTGCCCGAGTGTGTGCTGTGTGATTGAAGTGTGAAGTGCTCAAAAAAGaaaccaattgtggcaatgccattgccgaaataggggaagggaaaaaaaaattgtggcaatgccattgccaaaaatgggaggaaaaaaaatagtggttggcgaaatctggggaggaattaaaaaaaaagtgttacgttcacaatatttttacaacattttcacaacaaattacaggtgattagttattattagttcaaatttgaatttaatattgagattacttttttaatccaacaataacaacctgtcacttaaaatttgttgtaaaatattgtaaaaattgtgttcacatatcatttcttaaaaaaaaaatgaaagtggaATGGAATTGttcacaaattaaaaaatgaatttaatactgagattaaaaaagtaatctcagtattaaattcaaatttgaactaataataactaatcacttgtaatttgttgtgaaaatgttgtaaaaatattgtgaacgtagcacttttttttttaattcctccccAGATTTCAGCAACCACTACtttttttccctcccattttcagcaatggcattgccacaaattttttttttacccccctattttggcaatggcattgccacaaaccaattgaaaaaagaaaatttcctcctatttcgacaatgccattgccacaattccattccactttttttttttttttaagaaatgatatgtgcacacaatttttacaatatttttacaacaaattttaactGGCAAGTtattattgttggattaaaaaagtaatctcagtgttaaattcaaatttaaactaataataactaatcacttgtgatttgttgtgaaaatattgtaaaaatattgtggacgtaacattttttttaattcctcccTAGATTTCGGCAACcactatttttttcccttcccattttcggcaatggcattgccacaattgccacaaattttttttttcttcccctatttcggcaatagcattgccacaattggtttCTTTTTTGAGCACTTCACACTTCGAGCACAAAGCACACATTCGGGTAGCAGGAATTTCGGTAATCACAttaccaaaattcaaaattttctctctcccactttttctctttctttctcatacttttgttgaatttcggcaacatcGTTGTCGAAATTCACTCTTTTTCCTCATTTCCCTAAATAAGTTGGAATAGTACCTATAATGCAAATAAACTCTGAATTTAACAATATTCAACCAAATGACTCATTTTGGACTATTGCCAGTAATTACTCACATTCCcatagaaacaaacaaaattttatccgGAAAAGcggaaacaaacacacacaaagctCAAATAAGAAAATGGTTCACCTCCATGAAATTCATGTTCATTGAACATAATCGCATCCTCAAAAAATCCTCTAAAACTGAGGGGGTTAATTACATGACGAACGTCAAACTATAGATTAGGGTTTCAAACATACTACTCATAATATACTCCTTGGATTTTGTAAATCCTAACacattgaatcatttttttcattattttaataatgtgtTCAATTTCTCATTTATGACATCCTTGGAATGCTCTAGCCACTAGTGCACTTATTTgtgagtaatgctacagacacaaactattttacaatatttttacaaattgctgatgtggcttaGCATTTTCCAAATAGTTATTTTGAGTAAAATTGTGATGTTAGTGATGACCCCAtattagaactagtaagaaATCGCCAcattaacaatttgtaaaaatgttataaaatagtttgtgtctatagcattactcaataattattagtaaataaaaatgtgatattaataatgacccatattagaactagtaagaattttccacatcaatagtttgtaaaaatattataaaataatttgtatttgtaaTATTATtccttatttgtttttataacAAGATTCCATGACCAttaaataataggaaaaaaaaaaaaaacgttggtTAAGTAGAATGGGTGTTGTAGCTTCCAGttaacttaattaataaaatttctaatggttgaataagagatatgaAGTTCAATCTTTGCCTACATCAAAAGTCAATTGGTAtcttaatctgatgataaaaagttattattagaAGCAAATgccataaattaaaactctctcaaaaaaataaaagtaaaatggGTGTTTAATCTCTTTCCATTTCCATAATATAGCCTCCGAAGTTGGATAATTGGTTTTAAACTATGTCTATCcatgtaattttacatttttgaaAGCAACTAGGAAATATCAAAGTGAagtattttacttcaaaatgtGCCTAAGAAGCAAagatttttgattttctactttatGTTCTAATTCGTGTATTCAACATTTCTATGAAAGAAAgatgtattaatttattttggtttacTTATTTTTACTAGAGTAAAATAAGTGGCAAATCCAATGCAAAACCTTTGTTTTAGGAGAAACAATATCACCAATTGAGCTATCACTTTAAGAAACATATTTCTCAATCACCCATTCACCTAGGTCTAAGGTTGCAGCTTCTCATAAATGTAAATTGGGTAATGACTCCAAAAACCTACCTTCGTATAGTCTTCCAAAATAGAAGTGATAAGGTTTGTATAAGCCCTAGtttaagagcattagcatcaagTGTGCTatatgctaaatttttagcacttagcacaccaaaaatcaaaaacaccCTTACATCACATGttttaaatgccaaatttttttagcatttgtgTCTGTACAGTTCTAATAGTAGAAGTGcgcaaagaaaaatgatattaaaaaactattcattttctctctcctctctcctatCTACTTGTCTTATTCATGAtcactctctctcatttcttctcGAGTTATCTAATTATCTCTCCCCTTTCTTCTCTCACTATCTCTCTTCTCGTCTAAGCTAattacttctctctctcaaccttTCAAATCCATTCCAATACCTCACAATCCAGAGCTCAAAATTGCTTTTTATTAAAATCAGCTCTCGCAGTGGAGAtcagctttttttttcccccctcgTGGTGGTGAGTTTCAAATATGTTaggggttttttcttttttctttttttctctcccatGGTGATCACTAGTGAGTTTTAGATAGAGATGTGGTTTGTGTTTGGTTATTGGTGGTAGTGGTGGGTAGTGGGTTTGAGGTGGTGATGGTGttcaggtttttattttttattttattttttgttcttctggTGGTGGTGTGTTTCAGAATGAGAAAGAGAATTAGTtaggaggagagagaagagaaaacttCAAATTTAGAGACATCAACGGAAAGTAGGAGagaaaaatagttaaataaagtaATAGAACATGAAATTAGAACATGCGATGTAGAATGTGTtgtcaaatgctatattaaagtgaagaaaacaaattttggtGTGTGAAAATAGAATTTGTTTACAATCTTGAATGTTGATGCTCTTTAAGAGAAATTGCCTTTATGTTTCCCCAAGAATACCAAACTTCCTAGCCTATACTATCTCTGTAGACTATCATGTATTTCCTTGCTATCTAatcttttatattaatatttatttatttatttgctataTAGAACTCATTAACTTTAAGAGTATTTAAAGCATCTATTTCTAAAAGAATACAAGTAAATCTCTTGAgtaaattcttttgttttcccaaaacaaattcattttccttttttcattaGAGGGAAAGATACTATGATATTTATAGTAGTGTTGTGTTAACAGGCAccttacaacaatttttttgacttttttggatagtttttttttttttttttttttttttttgtcttttttgctttttgttatttttgtcaGCTTTATAAGTTGTGAGGCCAGCTtcatagagaaaaataaataaataaataaactatgatgctatttttatgtctttttctttcatttatttaatttttttattaagtgagATCTACAGTAGAGAAACCTTAACAAGCATTGCACAgtgcttgttaacatttccTTTTACAGTATAGGACATGTTCTATTTTGTCAtgtataaacaaaagaaaatttgttaatttagagTTATTATTACTATATTGCCTTTTATattatagtttaaatttttagacaaataaaaatggcatttattatttaatttattcaaaaatatatatatatatatattttttttatactttctaAAACTATTATTCTACTCACATATgtaatctttaatttatttaataggaatttttttttgggaatattcaaagaattttaagaaaataaaatacttgtcttgaattatataaaattcacttgatgaaattttctacaagaaaataaaatatgtaataaatcatgttaaaaacatgttttaagtgtgtgtgttttgtggaATTAAAGACTATTGATATATTTAactccacccccccccccccaaaaaaaaaaaaaaaaacaactgtGGCTTCACCACTGATGGACCATGTTGTATCAAAATTTCCACTTATGACTAAATACTGAACAAAacattcattattattattttgaaaagatGATGGTGATACTTGATGCACATGAGCGGCCATAAATACTATGTTCTCGTGAATATCATAAGCCATTCATGAATATGctatcactacaagaaaaatggATTATTGCGGCGGGCCAAAAGCACAGCTAAAGCCCAAAAATGCGCCGCTAAAGGTACATTTGACCTTTAGCGGCGGTGCTATTGCAGCGGTTCTTCCCACCACTGTTGTGGTGTTGTTATAGATCTATTGCAGTGGTAACAAAAAGTGTCGCAATA
This DNA window, taken from Quercus robur chromosome 2, dhQueRobu3.1, whole genome shotgun sequence, encodes the following:
- the LOC126714407 gene encoding receptor-like protein kinase FERONIA, whose amino-acid sequence is MDNTYLSTTLRPCLKSLYFVFLLHHLANTVDGGDSPSPYIPVDNIILNCGSSDNSTALDGRTWTGDVNSKFFPQDLAQNQASLAKDSLKQSSSASQVPYTTARLSDSAFTYIFPATPGQKFVRLYFYPASYGNFDRSKAIFSVKTGHFTLLSNFIASVTADADGDPGDTILREFCVNIEEDERLNLTFTPSDSNSFAFVNGIEILSMPPYLYYTPSNDEGFPFIGQQNQYLIGNRTALEMEYRINVGGQSITPSEDTGMFRSWSPDNMYLTEDRISPLPINTTIELQFTKIPAYTAPQDVYRSARTMGMNKTINKSYNLTWEFSVDSGFVYLVRLHFCEFQPEIIAMHDRVFLIFIANQTAETKANVMNWAGSNGVPVYKDYAVSMFGKENQKKMNLSIALKANPDDDATYFSDAILNGLEVFKVSDSNGNLAGPNPDPLPLTPPTTVPQRQSTKSKKNNTVTIIAVVSGGVAGFIVLSILGFLILRRAKRAKDSSSSDGTTRWGPFSFTTTTKSTKTRASSLPSDMCRYFTLAEIKAATKDFDNAYIIGVGGFGDVYKGYIDNGTTAVAIKRLKPGSQQGAHEFETEIRMLSQLRHLHLVSLIGFCNEGKEMILVYDYMAHGTLRDHLYNTNNPPLSWKQRLQICIGAARGLNYLHTGAKQTIIHRDVKTTNILLDENWMANVSDFGLSKFGPTGISKAHVSTVVKGSFGYLDPEYYRRQQLTEKSDVYSFGVVLFEVLCARPPIVRTVDKKQVSLAEWARQCCRNGKLDHIVDQFLKGKIAPECLKKFGEIAVSCLLDNGTERPSMNDVVWGLEFALQLQECAEKDSRLDLVDIEMEDDQKAFMPKSTMIDSDEMFSSSIGQVSSTTSDSSVNVISREFGGFAFKESDRLMSSGAVFSEIVNPRGR